One Hirundo rustica isolate bHirRus1 unplaced genomic scaffold, bHirRus1.pri.v3 scaffold_254_arrow_ctg1, whole genome shotgun sequence genomic region harbors:
- the B4GALNT1 gene encoding beta-1,4 N-acetylgalactosaminyltransferase 1, translating into GWFAGRNLAVSQVTTKYVLWVDDDFIFTPRTRLEKLVDVLERTSLDLVGGAVREITGYTTTYRQRLSVRGGGAGGDCLRTRPGFHHRLAGFPACVVTDGVVNFFLARTDKVRQVGFDPRLRRVAHLEFFIDGLGVLHVGSCEDVVVDHASKLALPWRRSEGERQYNRYRYPAARDDSLRLKQRLFFFKNRFKCMAGD; encoded by the exons GGCTGGTTCGCCGGGAGGAACCTGGCGGTGTCGCAGGTGACCACCAAGTACGTGCTGTGGGTGGACGACGACTTCATCTTCACGCCCCGCACGCGGCTGGAGAAGCTGGTGGATGTGCTGGAGAGAACCAGCCTGGACCTG GTGGGCGGCGCGGTGCGGGAGATCACGGGCTACACCACCACGTACCGGCAGCGGCTGAGCGTGcgggggggcggcgcggggggcgACTGCCTGCGGACCCGGCCCGGCTTCCACCACCGCCTCGCCGGCTTCCCGGCCTGCGTGGTCACCGACGGCGTGGTCAACTTCTTCCTGGCCCGCACCGACAAGGTGCGGCAGGTGGGCTTCGACCCCCGCCTGCGCCGCGTGGCTCATCTCG AGTTCTTCATCGACGGCCTGGGCGTGCTGCACGTGGGCTCCTGCGAGGACGTGGTTGTTGACCACGCGTCCAAGCTGGCGCTGCCGTGGCGGCGCTCCGAGGGCGAGCGCCAGTACAACCGGTACCGGTACCCGGCGGCCCGGGACGACAGCCTGCGCCTCAAGCAGCGCCTCTTCTTCTTCAAGAACCGCTTCAAGTGCATGGCCGGCGACTAG